A single genomic interval of Tsukamurella paurometabola harbors:
- a CDS encoding nitroreductase/quinone reductase family protein codes for MALEGEYATEKAGWVADQLAKIDETGTTASVAVAGMAVVVFTYRGPKSGKLYRRPLMRVEHDGVYAAFASKGGAPENPVWYSALLANDEVEVQDGTTVVSGPVREIHGAERDEWWARGVAAYPPYAEYQEKADRLIPILLVEPGRA; via the coding sequence ATGGCCCTCGAAGGTGAATACGCGACGGAGAAGGCCGGCTGGGTCGCGGACCAGCTGGCGAAGATCGACGAGACCGGCACCACGGCATCGGTGGCGGTCGCGGGCATGGCGGTGGTGGTGTTCACCTACCGCGGCCCCAAATCCGGCAAGCTCTACCGCCGCCCGCTCATGCGGGTCGAGCACGACGGCGTGTACGCGGCGTTCGCGTCCAAGGGCGGCGCGCCCGAGAATCCCGTCTGGTACTCGGCGCTCCTCGCGAACGACGAGGTCGAGGTGCAGGACGGGACCACCGTGGTGTCCGGTCCGGTGCGCGAGATCCACGGCGCCGAGCGGGACGAGTGGTGGGCGCGCGGCGTCGCCGCGTATCCGCCGTACGCCGAGTACCAGGAGAAGGCGGACCGCCTGATCCCCATCCTCCTGGTCGAACCGGGCCGCGCCTAG
- a CDS encoding TIGR02569 family protein, whose amino-acid sequence MSPVEPPAHVLSTFGLDETEPIALGAEWDGGWRCGEVVLSLIADHARAAWSAKVREDLYVDGMRLARPFRATDGRYVVSGWRADTFIAGSAEPRFDEIISMANRLHEVTAKLERPRFLAAPTVAPFTDVDYFGFADRAAWEEKPLAMARKLGALDETVEHRQRAVELVTELAALRTPVEAAPQLVHGDLASSVLFAGAAAPGITDFTPYWRPATWAAAVVAVDGLSWGGADDGLLMRWSDLPEWPQMVLRALIFRLAVHAVHPRSEAEALPGLEHIVEIGRWLL is encoded by the coding sequence GTGAGCCCCGTCGAGCCCCCTGCGCACGTCCTGTCCACCTTCGGCTTGGACGAGACCGAGCCGATCGCCCTCGGTGCCGAGTGGGACGGCGGCTGGCGCTGCGGCGAAGTGGTGCTCTCGCTGATCGCCGACCATGCGCGCGCCGCCTGGTCCGCGAAGGTGCGCGAGGACCTCTACGTCGACGGTATGCGCCTGGCCCGTCCGTTCCGCGCCACCGATGGGCGGTACGTGGTCTCGGGCTGGCGGGCGGACACCTTCATCGCCGGCTCGGCCGAGCCGCGCTTCGACGAGATCATCTCCATGGCCAACCGGCTGCACGAGGTGACCGCGAAGCTCGAGCGGCCCCGTTTCCTGGCCGCGCCCACCGTCGCGCCGTTCACCGATGTCGACTACTTCGGCTTCGCCGACCGGGCCGCGTGGGAGGAGAAGCCGCTCGCCATGGCCCGTAAGCTCGGCGCGCTCGACGAGACGGTCGAGCACCGGCAGCGGGCCGTCGAGCTGGTGACCGAGCTCGCGGCGCTGCGCACGCCCGTCGAGGCCGCGCCGCAGCTCGTCCACGGCGATCTCGCCAGCTCCGTGCTCTTCGCCGGGGCCGCGGCCCCCGGTATCACCGACTTCACGCCGTACTGGCGCCCCGCGACGTGGGCCGCCGCGGTCGTCGCCGTCGACGGGCTGTCGTGGGGCGGCGCCGACGACGGCCTGCTCATGCGGTGGAGCGACCTTCCCGAGTGGCCGCAGATGGTGCTGCGCGCCCTCATCTTCCGGCTCGCGGTGCACGCCGTGCACCCGCGCTCGGAGGCCGAGGCCCTGCCCGGCCTCGAGCACATCGTCGAGATCGGCCGGTGGCTGCTCTGA
- a CDS encoding sirohydrochlorin chelatase, with amino-acid sequence MAALSGAPAQRRILVAHGTRSASGIATVRAIADAVAARTGRVDIAFVDVRGPSPSDLLRETDRPTVLVPAFLAAGYHVHTDVPGHVAASGHPAVAVAAALGPDRALVGALLRRLRDAGWRPGDTVLLGATGSSDPHARADVRKMAGYLGEAIGGAVPVGFLAAGSPTVADAVAAARTPGRRLFLAAYQLAEGLFHTRLGEVGADGVAAPLGTAPEVIDLLVDRFAQTR; translated from the coding sequence GTGGCTGCTCTGAGCGGAGCCCCGGCGCAGCGGCGGATCCTCGTCGCCCACGGCACCCGCTCGGCCTCCGGCATCGCGACCGTCCGCGCGATCGCCGACGCGGTCGCCGCGCGCACCGGGCGGGTCGACATCGCCTTCGTCGACGTGCGGGGCCCGTCACCGTCGGACCTGTTGCGCGAGACGGACCGCCCGACGGTGCTCGTGCCCGCCTTCCTCGCCGCCGGTTACCACGTGCACACCGACGTGCCCGGGCACGTCGCCGCCAGCGGGCACCCCGCCGTCGCCGTCGCCGCGGCGCTCGGGCCCGACCGCGCGTTGGTCGGGGCGCTCCTGCGCCGCCTCCGCGACGCCGGATGGCGGCCCGGCGACACGGTGCTGCTCGGCGCGACCGGCTCGTCGGACCCGCACGCCCGCGCCGACGTCCGCAAGATGGCCGGGTACCTCGGCGAGGCGATCGGCGGCGCGGTCCCGGTGGGCTTCCTCGCCGCAGGCAGCCCGACGGTGGCGGACGCCGTCGCGGCCGCGCGGACCCCGGGGCGGCGGCTGTTCCTCGCCGCGTACCAGCTCGCGGAGGGGCTGTTCCACACCCGCCTCGGCGAGGTGGGCGCCGACGGCGTCGCCGCGCCGCTCGGCACGGCGCCCGAGGTGATCGACCTGCTCGTCGACCGCTTCGCTCAGACCCGGTAG
- a CDS encoding MGMT family protein → MAKVTEEQVEAVRALIEAIPPGRVRTYGDIADELGLSSPRIVGWVMRTDASDLPWHRVVPATGRPAAHIAREQLERLRAEGVLADGDRIPLRDYRV, encoded by the coding sequence ATGGCGAAGGTCACCGAGGAGCAGGTCGAGGCGGTGCGGGCGTTGATCGAGGCGATCCCGCCCGGCCGGGTGCGCACCTACGGCGACATCGCCGACGAACTGGGGCTGAGTTCGCCGCGGATCGTGGGCTGGGTGATGCGCACCGACGCCTCGGACCTGCCCTGGCACCGCGTGGTGCCCGCGACCGGCCGGCCCGCGGCGCACATCGCCCGCGAGCAGCTGGAGCGGCTGCGGGCGGAGGGCGTGCTCGCCGACGGCGACCGGATCCCCCTGCGCGACTACCGGGTCTGA
- a CDS encoding alpha/beta hydrolase: MLNTHVYGPEAPGTPTVLAIHGVTGHGARWRRFADDEVPHARVLAPDLRGHARSTWAPPWHLEQHVADLVEVIEQHADAPVTVIGHSLGGALACRLAAARPDLVRALLLLDPAQELDPEMCGTIAAQTIEFFDFTSPDEAKQEKRSGAWAEVPERVLDDEIAEHLVRRDSGRWEWNISCAAVAALWGELARPAVGAPSSVPTVLLRADRAHFVTDAQLTAMPDGAEVVAVPSDHMVAQEIPAIVGEYARSLIG, from the coding sequence ATGCTCAACACCCACGTCTACGGTCCGGAGGCCCCCGGCACGCCCACCGTGCTCGCGATCCACGGCGTCACCGGCCACGGCGCCCGCTGGCGCCGGTTCGCCGACGACGAGGTGCCGCACGCGCGAGTGCTGGCGCCGGACCTGCGCGGCCACGCCCGCTCCACGTGGGCACCGCCCTGGCACCTGGAGCAGCACGTCGCCGATCTCGTCGAGGTGATCGAACAGCACGCCGACGCTCCCGTCACGGTGATCGGGCACTCCCTCGGCGGCGCGCTGGCGTGCCGGCTGGCGGCCGCCCGCCCCGACCTGGTGCGCGCCCTCCTGCTGCTGGACCCGGCGCAGGAGCTGGACCCCGAGATGTGCGGGACGATCGCCGCGCAGACCATCGAGTTCTTCGACTTCACCTCCCCCGACGAGGCGAAGCAGGAGAAGCGCTCCGGCGCCTGGGCGGAGGTCCCGGAGCGCGTGCTCGACGACGAGATCGCCGAGCACCTCGTGCGGCGCGACTCCGGGCGCTGGGAATGGAACATCAGCTGCGCCGCGGTGGCCGCGCTGTGGGGCGAGCTGGCCCGCCCGGCGGTCGGCGCACCGTCGTCCGTCCCGACCGTGCTGCTGCGCGCCGACCGCGCCCACTTCGTGACCGACGCGCAGCTCACCGCGATGCCCGACGGGGCCGAGGTGGTCGCTGTCCCGTCGGACCACATGGTGGCGCAGGAGATCCCGGCGATCGTCGGCGAGTACGCGCGGAGCTTGATCGGATAG
- a CDS encoding ATP-dependent helicase: MNAGTGNRGTDGAGKHRRPRLRLQYTPPEPPAVREWAGPIAALAAPATGELPLDVGGWAPYRIRGGPGTGKTSALVDIAVAKLTDPFVEPESVLLLTGNKRAAAALRRELSARVLAGSEGVHASGEPLVRTVHSLAFAVLRLQASRTGSPPPRLITGSEQDAVVRELLRGNLEDGGAFWPERLRPALVTHGFAGALRDLFAQAAQRGAGPDEIEELARRYNRGEWLAAANALREYQETTLLRGSVGLAGERAVAPAVDAAELIDAAVTALASDDALLAQQRERIRFLLVDDAQNLDPLASALIRLLGTGTELTVIAGDPDQAVNSFRGASTRFLQNLDVPPDRDILLERSFRFGEEVAAAVNRISARLPHRFGAVAPERPRPGGAAVRLFSTPAKEADAIAAMLRREHVLGGVPWEEMAVVVRSVSASIAPLRRALAYAGVPVTVPADDVPLARQRAVHALLLVLRAAVAPDGLDPAEAVTLLSGPVGGGDPLTLRRVRRAVRRADPAEERGSAEILTAVLTGAAEFAPYKTVLTELEAEPVERVLAAVRAARAAAEHGTVEEVLWAAWATTGLAARWGALALRGGSLGEQADRDLDAVMGLFDSAADFTDTLPTASVGAFVEYLEQLQIPRSDRARGRSGQATVPGVTLLSAHSTVGREWEVVAVAGVQEGRWPNLRRRGGLLGTDELLDALDGMDPAALPTVSRSLPLLAEERRLLLVACSRARRTLLITAVDTADGDGDLVPSRFLQGIAPSGDEDPETYTPAVESAPSASLDLRTLVAVLRTAVCDPARELEERAHAARQLARLAADGVPGAHPDSWYGVAGASTDDPLWSPEDGPVALSPSNVESLSACALRWMLERFGGTDGDSAKQATGNLVHTLVQAVAGRIPKDEVSRALEKVWERVDLEADWFAQRELARTEEMLESFRAWLASSRGELTEAGVEIGVDAVIPGDAAAGGDDPDVRIRGRIDRLERDPLGRAVVVDVKTGRTLPTQAEGQAQAQLRTYQVALAHGGIGGVPETPGGGKLVYVAKPHAKTGATVREQDALSPADVDEWLGVVREAARRTRGPEFPATLNASCQFCAVASCCPVVDKGRAVTDD; the protein is encoded by the coding sequence GTGAACGCCGGAACCGGGAATCGAGGGACCGACGGTGCGGGGAAGCACCGTCGGCCCCGCCTGCGCCTGCAGTACACGCCCCCGGAACCGCCCGCGGTCCGGGAGTGGGCCGGTCCGATCGCCGCGCTCGCGGCGCCCGCCACGGGCGAGCTGCCGCTGGACGTGGGCGGCTGGGCGCCGTACCGGATCCGCGGCGGACCCGGCACCGGCAAGACCTCGGCGCTGGTCGACATCGCGGTGGCGAAGCTGACCGATCCGTTCGTCGAACCCGAATCCGTGCTGCTCCTCACCGGAAACAAGCGGGCCGCGGCCGCGCTGCGGCGCGAGCTCTCCGCGCGGGTCCTCGCGGGCAGCGAAGGGGTGCACGCCTCGGGGGAGCCCCTGGTGCGCACCGTGCATTCGCTGGCCTTCGCGGTGCTGCGGCTGCAGGCCTCCCGCACCGGCAGTCCGCCGCCGCGCCTCATCACCGGGTCCGAGCAGGACGCGGTGGTGCGGGAGCTGCTGCGCGGCAACCTGGAGGACGGCGGCGCCTTCTGGCCGGAACGGCTCCGGCCCGCACTCGTCACGCACGGCTTCGCGGGCGCCCTGCGCGACCTCTTCGCCCAGGCCGCACAGCGGGGCGCCGGACCGGACGAGATCGAGGAGCTCGCGCGCCGGTACAACCGCGGGGAGTGGCTCGCCGCGGCGAACGCGCTGCGTGAGTACCAGGAGACCACGCTGCTGCGCGGCTCCGTCGGCCTCGCCGGCGAGCGGGCCGTCGCCCCGGCGGTGGACGCGGCGGAACTCATCGACGCCGCGGTCACGGCGCTCGCCTCCGACGACGCCCTCCTCGCCCAGCAGCGCGAGCGCATCCGGTTCCTCCTGGTCGACGACGCGCAGAACCTGGACCCGCTGGCCTCGGCGCTGATCCGGCTGCTCGGCACCGGCACGGAGCTCACCGTGATCGCGGGCGACCCGGACCAGGCCGTGAACTCCTTCCGCGGTGCGAGCACCCGCTTCCTGCAGAACCTCGACGTGCCGCCGGACCGGGACATCCTGCTCGAGCGCAGCTTCCGCTTCGGGGAGGAGGTGGCGGCCGCCGTGAACCGGATCTCCGCGCGCCTGCCCCACCGCTTCGGCGCCGTGGCGCCCGAGCGCCCCCGGCCGGGCGGCGCCGCGGTCCGGCTGTTCTCCACCCCCGCGAAGGAGGCCGACGCCATCGCGGCGATGCTGCGCCGCGAGCACGTCCTCGGCGGGGTGCCGTGGGAGGAGATGGCCGTCGTGGTCCGCTCGGTCTCCGCGTCGATCGCGCCGCTGCGCCGGGCGCTGGCCTACGCCGGGGTCCCCGTCACGGTCCCCGCGGACGACGTGCCGCTCGCGCGACAGCGGGCCGTGCACGCGCTGCTACTGGTACTGCGCGCCGCCGTCGCGCCGGACGGGCTGGACCCGGCGGAGGCCGTCACCCTGCTCTCCGGCCCCGTCGGCGGCGGCGACCCGCTCACGCTGCGCCGCGTGCGGCGCGCGGTGCGTCGCGCTGATCCCGCGGAGGAGCGCGGGTCGGCGGAGATCCTCACCGCGGTGCTCACCGGCGCCGCCGAGTTCGCGCCCTACAAGACGGTGCTCACCGAACTCGAGGCCGAACCCGTGGAGCGGGTGCTCGCCGCCGTGCGCGCCGCCCGCGCCGCGGCCGAGCACGGCACGGTCGAGGAGGTGCTCTGGGCCGCGTGGGCCACCACCGGCCTCGCGGCCCGGTGGGGCGCCCTCGCGCTGCGCGGCGGCTCGCTGGGAGAGCAGGCCGATCGTGACCTCGACGCGGTGATGGGCCTGTTCGACTCCGCCGCCGATTTCACCGACACCCTGCCCACCGCGTCGGTGGGAGCCTTCGTCGAGTACCTGGAGCAACTGCAGATCCCGCGGTCCGACCGCGCGCGCGGGCGCAGCGGGCAGGCCACCGTCCCGGGCGTCACGCTGCTGTCGGCGCACAGCACGGTCGGCCGGGAATGGGAGGTCGTCGCCGTCGCCGGCGTGCAGGAGGGGCGCTGGCCCAACCTGCGGCGCCGCGGCGGCCTGCTCGGCACGGACGAGTTGCTGGACGCGCTCGACGGGATGGATCCGGCGGCACTGCCCACGGTCTCGCGCTCACTGCCGCTGCTCGCGGAGGAGCGGCGGCTGCTGCTCGTCGCCTGCTCGCGGGCGCGTCGCACGCTGCTCATCACAGCGGTCGACACGGCCGACGGCGACGGCGACCTCGTGCCGTCGCGGTTCCTGCAGGGCATCGCGCCCTCGGGCGACGAGGACCCCGAGACCTACACGCCGGCGGTGGAGAGCGCCCCGTCGGCTTCGCTCGACCTGCGCACCCTCGTCGCCGTGCTGCGCACCGCCGTGTGCGATCCCGCGCGGGAACTCGAGGAACGCGCGCACGCGGCGCGGCAGCTCGCCCGGCTCGCCGCCGACGGCGTGCCCGGCGCGCACCCGGACAGCTGGTACGGCGTGGCCGGCGCCAGCACCGACGACCCGCTGTGGTCGCCGGAGGACGGTCCCGTGGCGCTGTCGCCGTCGAACGTGGAGTCCCTGTCGGCGTGCGCGCTGCGCTGGATGCTCGAGCGCTTCGGCGGCACCGACGGCGACTCCGCCAAGCAGGCCACGGGCAACCTGGTGCACACCCTGGTGCAGGCCGTCGCGGGACGGATCCCCAAGGACGAGGTGTCCCGCGCGCTGGAGAAGGTCTGGGAGCGCGTGGATCTGGAGGCGGACTGGTTCGCGCAGCGCGAGTTGGCGCGCACCGAGGAGATGCTGGAGTCGTTCCGCGCGTGGCTGGCGAGCAGCCGGGGCGAGCTCACCGAGGCGGGCGTCGAGATCGGCGTCGACGCCGTGATCCCCGGGGACGCCGCGGCGGGCGGCGACGACCCGGACGTGCGGATCCGCGGCCGGATCGACCGCCTCGAGCGCGACCCGCTCGGCCGGGCCGTCGTCGTCGACGTGAAGACGGGGCGCACCCTGCCCACCCAGGCCGAGGGGCAGGCGCAGGCACAGCTGCGCACCTACCAGGTGGCGCTCGCGCACGGCGGGATCGGCGGCGTCCCGGAGACGCCCGGCGGCG